A window from Manis javanica isolate MJ-LG chromosome 10, MJ_LKY, whole genome shotgun sequence encodes these proteins:
- the NTS gene encoding neurotensin/neuromedin N: protein MTSSSCIYISGMARASLIAQSLSRPKEVLEKVSFSASLSFWTWLARRLKEMMAGVKIQLVCVVLLSFSSWGLCSDSEEEMKALEADLLTSMHTSKTSKVSVSSWKMTLLNVCSFINNLNSQVEETGEFREEEFITRRKFPTALDGFSLEAMLTIYQLQKICHSRAFQHWELIQEDVLDTGNDKNEKEEVIKRKIPYILKRQLYENKPRRPYILKRGSYYY, encoded by the exons ATGACATCATCCTCCTGCATATATATATCGGGAATGGCCAGAGCATCTCTCATAGCTCAGTCACTTTCAAGGCCAAAGGAAGTGCTAGAGAAAGTCTCCTTCAGCGCGTCTCTGTCTTTTTGGACTTGGCTTGCTAGAAGGCTCAAGGAGATGATGGCAGGAGTGAAAATCCAGCTGGTGTGCGTGGTACTCCTGTCTTTCAGCTCCTGGGGTCTGTGCTCAG AttcagaagaggaaatgaaagcatTAGAAGCAGATTTATTGACCAGTATGCATACATCAAAG ACCAGTAAAGTGAGTGTTTCCTCTTGGAAAATGACCCTGCTAAATGTTTGCAGTTTCATAAATAATCTGAACAGCCAAGTTGAGGAAACAGGAGAGTTTCGTGAAGAGGAGTTTATTACAAGAAGGAAATTTCCCACTGCCTTAGATGGCTTTAGTTTGGAAGCAATGTTGACGATCTACCAGCTCCAAAAAATCTGTCACAGCAGGGCCTTTCAACACTGGgag TTAATTCAGGAAGATGTTCTTGACACTggaaatgacaaaaatgaaaaagaagaagttataaagagaaaaattcctTACATTCTGAAACGGCAGCTCTATGAGAATAAACCCAGAAGACCCTACATACTCAAAAGAGGTTCTTACTACTATTGA